In one window of Bdellovibrio bacteriovorus W DNA:
- a CDS encoding phosphoglycerol transferase (COG1368 Phosphoglycerol transferase and related proteins, alkaline phosphatase superfamily), with protein MSLGRYLLGILRISAFLLLLQVVFRGIFATFFVESSLLSQGDFWRAFFLGIRFDGTIVAYINSIPLLLVFLVYAAVGKVPSFFLKFSRFYYLVFAVLVFFLNVMDLGFYSFFQDRLNVMIFGFFEDDTVALIKTIWSDYPVIWGALAFVAFIVSSKAFLKYVFKEKVVKYFGLEPQQSLSSRAFVLLGLFVLMLANGVAARGSLTLFPLSEMDLGVTSNPVLNDMAFNSSRAFSRSVELRSQIESTPDLNIRKFGYDGRVNQAFANYFDVEVGSVPENPFELMRHQIPTKVQSGPSPHVVLVVMESWGQYWLQYQSGDFDLVGAMKTHLSEDYLTRHCLPGTGGTIGSLSALMAGQIHRLGYNFLSETQFLHVPFQTSPARIFQKAGYETRLVYGGNPGWRELAKFARAQGYALVDGGQEVQASLGTEIEEHSWGVYDEEVFAHVLKVLKEASQPQFIVVMTTTNHPPFELPTKYQLPELKIPSEVQAELNTSVELSQKRFDTYRYSMDRLAEFMTAIKAGDLGKNTLVAGTGDHNFWNVRFNDKNLIDQHGVPFYLYVPQGLKSETAPAKEAFSNIYMSHQDILPTLYELALSGQDYFSLGKNVLKVNPEDSYAFDGFGLALSADGFMSSSQGVHAYQENDLATSRLERMKMKYQSLQAIMDDYFRFEKSRTSN; from the coding sequence ATGTCATTGGGTCGTTATCTTTTAGGAATTTTGCGAATATCTGCGTTTTTGCTGCTTTTGCAGGTGGTTTTTAGGGGGATATTTGCGACTTTCTTTGTCGAGAGTTCTTTGTTGTCGCAAGGAGATTTCTGGAGAGCCTTTTTTTTAGGGATTCGCTTCGATGGAACTATTGTTGCCTATATCAATAGTATTCCGCTCTTATTGGTATTCTTAGTCTACGCTGCGGTTGGTAAGGTTCCTTCTTTTTTTCTGAAATTCTCTAGGTTCTATTATCTTGTGTTTGCAGTATTGGTTTTCTTTTTGAATGTGATGGATCTTGGGTTCTATTCATTCTTTCAGGATCGCCTCAATGTGATGATCTTTGGTTTTTTTGAAGACGATACAGTTGCTTTGATAAAAACCATTTGGAGTGACTACCCCGTGATCTGGGGAGCACTTGCTTTCGTCGCTTTTATAGTTAGTTCTAAAGCCTTCTTAAAGTATGTCTTTAAGGAGAAAGTTGTGAAGTACTTTGGTTTAGAACCTCAGCAAAGTCTTTCTTCACGAGCTTTTGTGCTTTTAGGGCTTTTTGTTTTGATGCTCGCAAACGGTGTAGCAGCCCGAGGATCATTGACGCTCTTTCCATTAAGTGAAATGGATTTGGGGGTAACTTCGAATCCTGTATTAAACGATATGGCTTTCAACTCCAGTCGAGCTTTTTCTAGATCCGTAGAGCTGCGTTCGCAGATTGAGTCGACGCCGGATCTTAATATTCGTAAGTTCGGCTATGATGGGAGAGTCAATCAGGCCTTCGCAAACTACTTTGATGTTGAAGTGGGCAGTGTGCCTGAAAATCCTTTTGAACTCATGCGCCATCAAATTCCAACCAAAGTTCAATCAGGGCCGTCACCCCACGTGGTTTTAGTGGTGATGGAAAGTTGGGGGCAGTATTGGTTGCAATATCAATCTGGTGACTTCGACCTCGTAGGCGCTATGAAGACTCATTTGAGTGAAGACTACCTCACGCGCCACTGTTTGCCAGGAACTGGGGGCACGATTGGATCTTTAAGTGCATTGATGGCAGGGCAGATTCATAGACTGGGCTATAACTTTCTTTCAGAGACCCAATTTCTTCATGTGCCATTTCAGACTTCCCCTGCGCGAATTTTTCAAAAGGCAGGATATGAAACACGACTGGTTTACGGCGGGAATCCTGGATGGCGTGAGCTGGCAAAATTTGCCAGAGCCCAAGGTTATGCCCTTGTCGATGGCGGTCAAGAGGTGCAGGCGTCTTTAGGTACGGAAATCGAAGAGCACTCTTGGGGTGTTTATGATGAAGAGGTCTTTGCGCATGTTTTGAAGGTTCTTAAGGAAGCATCACAACCTCAGTTTATCGTTGTTATGACGACAACAAATCATCCACCATTTGAGTTGCCGACCAAATATCAATTGCCCGAATTAAAAATTCCATCTGAGGTGCAGGCCGAATTAAACACCAGCGTGGAGTTGTCGCAAAAGCGCTTTGATACCTATCGCTACTCGATGGATCGTTTAGCTGAATTTATGACAGCGATCAAAGCAGGGGATTTAGGAAAGAACACTCTCGTTGCGGGAACGGGGGATCACAACTTTTGGAACGTTCGCTTTAATGATAAGAATCTTATAGATCAGCATGGAGTGCCGTTTTATCTCTACGTGCCACAGGGCTTAAAGTCAGAAACTGCTCCTGCTAAAGAAGCCTTTTCTAATATTTATATGTCTCACCAAGATATATTGCCGACGCTTTATGAATTGGCTCTGAGCGGGCAAGATTATTTTTCTTTAGGGAAGAATGTTTTGAAAGTAAATCCTGAAGATAGCTATGCCTTTGATGGATTTGGTTTGGCGCTTTCAGCCGATGGCTTTATGTCGTCTTCACAAGGTGTTCATGCTTACCAAGAAAATGATCTTGCAACTTCAAGGCTAGAGCGCATGAAGATGAAGTACCAGTCTTTGCAAGCTATTATGGATGATTATTTCCGATTTGAGAAGAGTCGGACTTCCAACTAA
- a CDS encoding cobalamin adenosyltransferase (COG2096 Uncharacterized conserved protein), translating to MTTPKAKIYTRTGDKGTTRLVDGSCVEKFNPRVEAYGCVDELNSSIGLARAHLADDNDFLDLQTALEKIQSELFNLGSLLATEKQEVMQHLPQITELQIRFLEAEIDRMTVDLPVLKNFILPAGHIAASALHVCRTSCRRAERRSAEIAVKDDTYALPLQYLNRLSDYLFVAARWVNYKKNVAEVLWKKSEE from the coding sequence ATGACGACACCTAAAGCCAAGATATACACACGCACAGGAGACAAAGGCACAACTCGCTTAGTCGATGGTTCCTGCGTTGAAAAATTCAATCCTCGCGTCGAAGCCTATGGCTGTGTGGACGAACTCAACAGTTCTATCGGACTGGCTCGGGCTCATCTGGCAGATGACAACGATTTTTTAGATCTACAAACAGCTTTAGAAAAAATCCAAAGCGAACTTTTCAATTTAGGCAGCCTACTAGCCACGGAAAAACAAGAAGTCATGCAGCACCTTCCGCAGATCACCGAACTGCAAATTCGTTTTCTCGAGGCGGAAATTGATCGCATGACCGTAGACCTCCCCGTTTTGAAGAACTTTATTCTTCCTGCAGGCCACATTGCAGCCTCTGCCCTGCATGTCTGCCGCACTTCTTGCCGCCGTGCCGAAAGAAGATCTGCAGAAATCGCAGTAAAGGATGACACTTACGCCTTGCCTTTGCAGTACTTGAATCGCCTAAGTGATTACCTCTTCGTTGCTGCCCGCTGGGTGAACTACAAAAAAAATGTTGCCGAAGTTCTATGGAAGAAATCTGAAGAATGA
- a CDS encoding putative formiminoglutamase (COG3741 N-formylglutamate amidohydrolase), with translation MSLQQIPLIVSIPHSGEKVPSQTPWLSALPEEILMCDVDRYVDFLYEPTLKSLDIPYVKTEWHRYAADLNRIPEDVDASSVIGNENPAGMHNRGFHWVITTHKDVLMKEPMSLADHNELVKLVYEPFHAGVRGMYSQMHQQGHKKVYHIDAHSMPSVGTSEHRDPGERRADIVISDSKGKSCSPEFRDLVIAAYVTAGFKVAYNWPYFGGRVTEQYGKPDRGQHTLQVEINRSLYMDEKTKKLKNEEASKVQERLQMAIEYVRNNLLRIT, from the coding sequence ATGTCCCTACAGCAAATTCCATTAATAGTTTCTATACCTCACTCTGGTGAAAAAGTGCCTTCTCAAACTCCATGGTTGAGTGCGCTGCCAGAAGAAATCTTGATGTGTGACGTGGATCGCTATGTGGATTTTCTCTATGAGCCGACTTTGAAGAGTTTAGACATTCCCTATGTTAAAACCGAGTGGCACCGTTATGCGGCGGACTTGAACCGTATCCCTGAGGATGTTGATGCGAGTTCAGTGATCGGGAATGAAAATCCAGCAGGGATGCATAACCGTGGGTTCCACTGGGTGATCACGACTCATAAAGACGTTTTGATGAAAGAACCAATGTCCTTAGCGGACCATAACGAATTAGTGAAGCTGGTTTACGAGCCATTCCATGCGGGAGTGCGAGGAATGTACTCGCAGATGCATCAGCAAGGGCATAAGAAGGTTTATCACATTGATGCGCATAGTATGCCATCTGTGGGGACTTCGGAGCATCGTGATCCAGGTGAAAGACGCGCCGATATCGTGATCAGCGATAGCAAGGGCAAAAGCTGCAGCCCTGAGTTTCGCGATCTAGTTATTGCGGCCTATGTCACTGCAGGATTCAAAGTAGCGTACAACTGGCCGTACTTTGGCGGTCGTGTCACAGAGCAGTATGGGAAGCCAGATCGTGGACAACATACATTGCAGGTCGAAATTAATCGCTCTCTTTACATGGATGAAAAGACAAAGAAGCTAAAAAATGAAGAAGCTTCGAAAGTTCAAGAGCGACTTCAGATGGCGATTGAATATGTGCGCAACAATTTGCTGCGCATAACATAG
- a CDS encoding putative cytochrome c biogenesis protein (COG1333 ResB protein required for cytochrome c biosynthesis) — MSRASSSQKSLFKRINKPLASVKLAVFIILAMAIITAIGTFVEAKFDAYAAKKLVYDTWYMYAIMGLLSINLIAVMIDRWPWKKRHAAFVSAHIGILILLLGSLLTFQYGLDGTMRVGIGEKNNLVQTAETDLVVYTSFDGDRYSKTFDQEVDFFLKPPTPEKPFIIPTYEGEIRIVGYEKYVAASKKVVAAENIKAGAGVRFQVFNDNVNVIEWMVQKKQDTMATHDFGPAQVHLGVAPPHGRGVNEIYLTPEKDGLRYVVFQKDSQKALKKGFVKEGEVFDPGFKMALNLRVLRYLPHAMEDWDLQMLKAPTPVTSAAIKIIFDNKEHWVLLNDMVKLFTDNSVYLMTFGNRRTDIGFDITLKNFAVTRYQGTLRAMEYQSIVEVPEIGEQSISMNEPLKYRGLTIYQASFQEENGQPTASIFSVNHDPGRFLKYLGSLVMSLGIVLLMWFKHLDFKLAKKSKNTKEG, encoded by the coding sequence TTGAGTAGAGCAAGTTCTTCCCAAAAATCTCTGTTTAAAAGAATCAACAAACCACTGGCTTCAGTGAAGCTGGCTGTTTTTATTATTTTGGCCATGGCTATTATCACAGCCATCGGAACTTTCGTTGAGGCCAAATTCGATGCTTATGCCGCTAAGAAGCTCGTTTACGACACTTGGTATATGTATGCGATCATGGGTTTGTTATCCATTAATCTCATTGCGGTGATGATTGATCGTTGGCCTTGGAAAAAGCGCCACGCAGCCTTTGTGTCAGCTCATATCGGGATTCTTATTCTCCTTCTTGGTTCCTTACTAACTTTCCAATACGGGCTTGATGGTACGATGAGAGTCGGGATTGGTGAGAAAAACAATCTAGTTCAGACGGCGGAGACGGATCTTGTTGTTTATACTTCTTTTGATGGAGATCGTTACTCTAAGACATTCGATCAAGAAGTAGATTTCTTTTTAAAACCACCGACTCCGGAAAAGCCTTTCATCATTCCTACTTACGAAGGTGAAATTCGTATCGTCGGTTATGAGAAATATGTCGCAGCCTCAAAGAAGGTAGTGGCAGCGGAAAACATCAAAGCAGGTGCGGGCGTGCGTTTTCAAGTCTTCAATGACAACGTGAATGTTATTGAATGGATGGTTCAGAAGAAGCAAGACACCATGGCTACGCACGATTTTGGCCCTGCGCAAGTTCATCTTGGAGTGGCGCCACCGCACGGTCGCGGAGTGAATGAGATTTATCTTACTCCAGAAAAAGATGGACTTCGTTATGTGGTTTTTCAAAAGGACTCACAGAAGGCCTTGAAAAAAGGTTTTGTTAAAGAAGGTGAGGTCTTTGATCCGGGCTTTAAAATGGCTCTGAATCTTCGTGTATTGCGCTATTTGCCGCATGCTATGGAAGACTGGGATCTGCAAATGCTGAAGGCGCCAACGCCTGTAACTAGCGCTGCGATCAAGATCATTTTTGACAACAAAGAGCATTGGGTCTTGTTGAACGATATGGTGAAGTTATTCACGGATAATTCAGTTTATCTGATGACCTTCGGAAATCGCCGTACGGATATTGGTTTTGATATCACATTGAAAAACTTTGCGGTGACCAGATACCAAGGGACTCTGCGTGCGATGGAGTACCAAAGTATTGTTGAAGTTCCAGAGATAGGTGAACAAAGCATCTCTATGAACGAGCCGTTGAAGTATCGCGGACTGACAATTTATCAAGCAAGTTTTCAAGAGGAAAATGGTCAGCCGACGGCTTCTATCTTCTCTGTCAACCATGATCCGGGAAGATTTTTGAAATATCTGGGATCTTTGGTGATGTCTTTAGGGATTGTCTTGCTGATGTGGTTTAAGCATCTTGATTTTAAACTTGCTAAGAAATCGAAGAATACGAAAGAGGGCTAA
- a CDS encoding cytochrome C-type biogenesis protein (COG0755 ABC-type transport system involved in cytochrome c biogenesis, permease component): MRHLIAFIFLGLFSLSAFAKPGDALKALPVQDSGRIKPYDSFAREMLEIIYGKSKFEGREATEIVMTWVLAPQTWQDKKIFEVRNFEILQAMKLPKDQRWFTGEELFSNERFALLRQELQGKRESQEKLDPYFQAVQRLENQFVIFQEIAAGRMLKVVPPKEGDSWISVADLEGEAQGKFLEITKTFINYIGAVATGAATAEAGTALDNAVLEFEKVAGASNPALYDVGARIKAEVHYNDFHPFRWAYILYFLAFIVLLLVWTLSKESLMKLAWVLIIAGFILNTYGFGLRVYIMGRAPVTNMYETVIWVAWGTMVFAAILEMIYKYRVILTAGTLVAAFGLVIADFAPAVLDPTLQPLEPVLRSNYWLTIHVMTITISYAAFFLAFGLGDIGLIYFLKDETKYKNQIRALVTGIYRSMQIGVAFLAPGIILGGVWADYSWGRFWGWDPKETWALIALLGYLAVLHARYAGMIRDFGMVVSSILSFSLVIMAWYGVNFVLGAGLHSYGFGAGGVEYVSAFVVIHILFTVYVGVIRSGRMKKQKQT, from the coding sequence ATGCGTCATCTCATTGCTTTTATTTTTCTAGGACTCTTTTCACTCTCTGCTTTTGCAAAGCCTGGGGATGCTCTTAAAGCATTGCCTGTTCAGGACAGTGGGCGCATAAAACCCTACGATAGTTTTGCGCGAGAGATGTTGGAAATCATCTATGGGAAGTCGAAGTTCGAAGGGCGTGAAGCCACTGAGATCGTGATGACTTGGGTGCTTGCACCGCAGACTTGGCAAGATAAGAAAATCTTTGAAGTTCGTAACTTCGAAATTTTGCAGGCGATGAAGTTGCCAAAAGATCAAAGATGGTTCACAGGTGAAGAACTCTTTTCGAATGAGCGCTTTGCTCTTTTAAGACAAGAACTTCAAGGTAAACGAGAGAGCCAAGAAAAACTAGATCCTTATTTTCAAGCAGTTCAGCGCCTAGAAAACCAGTTTGTTATTTTTCAAGAAATCGCTGCGGGAAGAATGTTAAAGGTTGTTCCTCCGAAAGAGGGCGACTCGTGGATTTCAGTGGCTGATCTAGAGGGGGAAGCTCAGGGTAAATTTCTTGAGATCACCAAAACATTTATTAACTATATCGGAGCTGTCGCCACAGGAGCTGCAACAGCAGAGGCGGGGACAGCGTTAGACAATGCGGTGCTTGAGTTTGAAAAAGTAGCAGGGGCATCCAATCCAGCACTTTATGACGTAGGGGCGCGTATCAAAGCAGAAGTTCATTATAATGACTTCCATCCTTTCCGTTGGGCCTACATTCTGTACTTCTTAGCTTTCATCGTTTTGCTTTTAGTTTGGACCTTAAGCAAAGAGTCTTTGATGAAGCTTGCTTGGGTTCTGATTATCGCTGGCTTTATTTTGAATACTTATGGTTTTGGATTGCGTGTTTATATTATGGGCCGTGCGCCCGTGACGAATATGTATGAAACCGTGATCTGGGTAGCGTGGGGGACTATGGTCTTTGCGGCTATCTTGGAGATGATCTACAAGTACCGCGTGATTTTGACGGCGGGAACTCTAGTTGCGGCTTTTGGATTAGTGATTGCGGACTTTGCTCCAGCAGTTTTAGATCCGACTTTGCAACCGCTTGAGCCTGTTTTGCGCAGTAACTATTGGTTAACCATTCACGTAATGACAATCACAATCAGTTATGCGGCATTCTTCCTCGCTTTTGGTTTGGGAGACATCGGACTCATCTACTTCTTAAAAGATGAAACGAAATACAAAAATCAAATTCGCGCTTTGGTGACTGGCATTTATCGCTCGATGCAAATCGGTGTCGCATTTTTGGCGCCGGGAATTATTCTGGGCGGTGTGTGGGCGGATTACTCATGGGGAAGATTCTGGGGTTGGGACCCTAAGGAAACATGGGCGTTGATTGCGTTGTTAGGTTATTTGGCGGTTCTTCATGCTCGCTACGCGGGGATGATTCGCGATTTTGGTATGGTAGTCAGCTCTATTCTTAGTTTCTCGCTGGTTATCATGGCATGGTACGGAGTGAACTTCGTACTTGGCGCAGGGCTCCACTCTTATGGGTTCGGAGCTGGCGGTGTTGAATATGTTTCTGCGTTTGTTGTGATTCACATTCTATTTACTGTGTACGTAGGAGTGATTCGCTCTGGCAGAATGAAAAAACAGAAGCAAACCTAA
- a CDS encoding cytochrome c3 — translation MHRVFKRLAGNAFAFAGALVVSALLMGCKFQPGFGYNKGYAPEQPIPFEHSLHVGTHNIQCQYCHNQVERTKHANIPSLQTCMNCHLQVATDKPSIQKMRELYDNGGSVEWVRVHMLPDFVHFNHNAHVSKGVNCQTCHGQIETMKTVEQFSDLSMGWCVNCHRQPENKAPLNCSTCHY, via the coding sequence ATGCATCGGGTATTTAAAAGATTAGCGGGGAACGCTTTCGCGTTCGCAGGCGCTCTTGTGGTTTCAGCCCTTTTAATGGGTTGTAAATTTCAACCAGGGTTTGGTTACAATAAAGGATACGCTCCAGAACAGCCGATTCCTTTTGAACACTCCCTTCACGTAGGAACACACAACATTCAGTGTCAGTACTGCCATAATCAGGTGGAAAGAACGAAGCATGCCAACATTCCTTCGTTGCAAACCTGTATGAATTGCCATCTTCAAGTGGCAACGGATAAGCCAAGCATTCAAAAAATGCGCGAGCTTTACGACAATGGTGGTTCGGTGGAGTGGGTACGCGTTCACATGCTACCAGACTTTGTTCACTTCAATCATAATGCGCACGTTTCTAAAGGCGTTAACTGCCAAACATGTCACGGTCAAATCGAGACTATGAAAACTGTTGAACAGTTCTCTGATCTATCCATGGGATGGTGTGTGAACTGTCATAGACAGCCAGAAAACAAAGCGCCTCTTAACTGTTCAACTTGTCACTACTAA
- a CDS encoding molybdopterin oxidoreductase, iron-sulfur binding subunit (COG0243 Anaerobic dehydrogenases, typically selenocysteine-containing) codes for MSDMHHDHDLEMKKALRPDVERDNKYWLSLEQWKNDPEFMKMAETEFQSSPLRGSDEEGGWARREFLKLMGASLAMASAGCIRRPVQKIVPYNKQPEEVTLGVANYYTSAYMEGSEGLGVLIKTREGRPIKIEPNDGHPYSVSGLNIRSQASLLNLYDPERLQGPKRNLFNDKKSNSQIIDVKWEDLDNKVVEQLKKGGVVVLTSTLSSPATRAVVGDFVQGFKAKHVVWDAFANEEIREGQKASYGDDVVPSFRFDKAKMIVSIDADFLGTWIAPTTFTNHFVNGRKDINNMSRMVSFDSNYSLTGANADIRFKIKPSQQLDVVMGLLHEIIVKKGASSFAGNANVKAALAPFADVAAKLGFEPAMFAKVAADLLANKGKSIVVAGGIQTLTEKSKELQVAVNFLNSVLENDGKTVDHKGGNSASKASYLDMASLIKDMADGKVKTLIMHKVNPAFVLPEDSGFVEAIKKVDMVVYTGDRVDETGVFADYVAPDNHALESWSDAELVNGVYTICQPAIRPMYDTRSFQLSLMTWAYMADMGPARLKDYETFYDYLRVFWKSDILPKVGKGKDFEDFWQEVLQKGYVGEMNSGSAARSFKVDAFASIKPAAATEGFELVLYPTSQMGDGSLNNVSWLHELPDPVTKVVWDNYILVSLATAEKHGLKQASVLELTVNGKTIELPVHIQPGLHDDVLAIPVGYGRTRVGKVGNGIGKNAFALASFANGNVIFSGQKAEFKKTNKKYELACTQGHHSMEGRKLAVESTISEYKQSHGAGVPHAHIWNIWSGHEYSGHKWGMAVDLHSCTGCSSCVVACQSENNIPVVGKKYILEGREMQWIRIDRYYTGDPANAEAVFQPVMCQHCDNAPCETVCPVLATVHSDEGLNDMVYNRCVGTRYCANNCPYKVRRFNWFNYAKLIEKPLHMALNPSVTVRTRGVMEKCTFCVQRIQDAKMVARNEKRAMKDGDVKTACQTACPAGGIVFGDLNDPNSAVAKIFKSEPRAYALLEEWHAAPSVRYLTKIRNNDKTQGEQA; via the coding sequence ATGTCTGACATGCATCATGATCACGATTTAGAAATGAAGAAAGCGCTTCGCCCGGACGTGGAGCGCGACAACAAGTATTGGCTAAGCCTTGAGCAATGGAAAAATGATCCAGAGTTCATGAAAATGGCCGAAACTGAATTCCAATCTTCTCCTCTACGCGGAAGCGATGAAGAGGGTGGATGGGCACGCCGCGAGTTCTTGAAGCTTATGGGAGCTTCTCTTGCAATGGCTTCAGCGGGATGTATTCGTCGTCCTGTTCAGAAAATCGTTCCTTACAATAAGCAACCTGAGGAAGTTACTCTAGGAGTAGCTAACTACTATACTTCTGCTTATATGGAAGGTTCTGAAGGTCTTGGCGTTCTTATTAAAACAAGAGAAGGTCGTCCAATTAAGATTGAGCCAAACGATGGGCACCCATACAGCGTAAGTGGTTTGAACATCCGCTCTCAGGCTTCTTTATTGAACCTTTATGATCCAGAAAGACTTCAAGGTCCAAAGAGAAACCTTTTCAACGATAAAAAGTCTAATAGCCAAATTATCGATGTGAAATGGGAAGATTTAGACAATAAAGTTGTTGAACAACTTAAAAAGGGTGGCGTTGTTGTATTAACAAGCACTCTTTCTTCACCAGCGACTCGTGCAGTTGTAGGTGATTTCGTTCAAGGTTTTAAAGCAAAACACGTTGTGTGGGATGCTTTTGCTAACGAAGAGATCCGTGAAGGTCAAAAAGCTTCTTACGGTGATGACGTTGTTCCTTCATTCCGTTTCGATAAAGCGAAAATGATCGTTTCTATCGATGCAGACTTCTTGGGTACTTGGATCGCTCCAACGACATTTACAAATCATTTCGTCAACGGACGTAAAGACATCAACAACATGAGCAGAATGGTTTCTTTTGATTCCAACTACTCATTGACAGGTGCAAACGCAGATATCCGTTTCAAAATTAAACCTTCTCAACAGCTTGATGTTGTAATGGGTCTTCTCCATGAAATTATCGTGAAGAAGGGTGCTTCTTCTTTCGCAGGAAATGCGAACGTAAAAGCAGCTCTTGCTCCATTTGCTGACGTTGCTGCAAAGCTTGGTTTTGAACCAGCGATGTTTGCAAAAGTAGCGGCAGATCTACTTGCTAACAAAGGTAAATCTATCGTTGTAGCGGGCGGTATCCAGACTCTGACTGAAAAATCAAAAGAGTTACAAGTTGCAGTTAACTTCTTAAACTCAGTTCTTGAGAACGACGGAAAAACTGTAGACCACAAAGGCGGAAACTCAGCATCTAAAGCTTCTTACTTAGACATGGCGTCTTTAATCAAAGACATGGCTGATGGAAAAGTAAAAACTTTAATCATGCATAAAGTGAATCCAGCGTTTGTTCTTCCTGAAGACTCTGGATTTGTTGAAGCTATTAAGAAAGTAGACATGGTTGTTTACACGGGTGACCGTGTTGATGAAACAGGCGTGTTTGCTGATTACGTGGCGCCAGACAATCACGCTCTTGAGTCATGGAGTGATGCTGAATTGGTAAATGGTGTTTACACGATCTGCCAACCTGCAATCCGTCCAATGTATGACACTCGTTCTTTCCAATTGTCTTTGATGACTTGGGCATACATGGCTGACATGGGGCCCGCACGTCTAAAAGACTACGAAACATTCTACGACTATCTTCGCGTATTCTGGAAATCTGATATCCTTCCTAAAGTAGGAAAAGGAAAAGATTTCGAAGATTTCTGGCAAGAAGTTCTTCAAAAAGGTTACGTAGGGGAGATGAACTCTGGTTCAGCAGCGCGCTCATTCAAAGTAGATGCATTTGCTTCTATTAAGCCGGCAGCTGCAACAGAAGGTTTCGAGCTTGTTCTTTACCCAACTTCACAAATGGGCGATGGCTCATTGAACAACGTATCTTGGTTGCATGAGCTTCCGGATCCAGTAACTAAAGTTGTTTGGGATAACTACATCCTTGTATCTCTTGCTACGGCAGAGAAGCACGGTTTGAAGCAAGCATCTGTTCTTGAACTAACTGTAAATGGAAAAACAATTGAGCTTCCAGTTCACATTCAACCAGGTTTGCATGACGATGTTCTAGCAATTCCAGTTGGATACGGCCGTACTCGCGTGGGTAAGGTTGGAAATGGTATCGGTAAAAACGCCTTTGCATTGGCAAGCTTTGCTAATGGCAACGTGATTTTTTCTGGCCAAAAAGCTGAATTCAAAAAAACAAATAAAAAATATGAATTGGCTTGTACTCAAGGTCATCACTCAATGGAAGGCCGTAAGCTTGCTGTTGAATCAACAATTTCTGAGTACAAACAAAGCCATGGCGCAGGTGTTCCTCATGCACACATTTGGAATATCTGGTCAGGTCACGAGTACAGCGGTCACAAGTGGGGAATGGCAGTAGACCTTCACTCTTGTACTGGTTGTTCTTCTTGCGTGGTTGCGTGTCAGTCTGAAAACAACATCCCAGTGGTTGGAAAGAAATATATTCTTGAAGGTCGCGAGATGCAGTGGATCCGTATCGACAGATACTACACGGGTGACCCAGCAAATGCGGAAGCTGTATTCCAGCCAGTTATGTGTCAACACTGTGACAACGCTCCATGTGAGACTGTTTGTCCGGTTCTTGCGACAGTTCACTCTGACGAAGGCCTTAACGACATGGTTTACAACCGTTGCGTGGGAACTCGTTATTGCGCGAATAACTGCCCGTATAAAGTACGTCGTTTCAACTGGTTCAACTATGCGAAGTTGATCGAGAAGCCTCTTCACATGGCTCTAAATCCATCTGTAACTGTTCGTACACGTGGGGTTATGGAGAAATGTACATTCTGCGTTCAAAGAATTCAGGATGCGAAGATGGTTGCTCGTAACGAGAAGCGCGCAATGAAAGATGGCGATGTTAAGACTGCGTGCCAAACTGCATGTCCTGCAGGTGGTATCGTGTTTGGTGATCTTAATGATCCAAACTCGGCAGTGGCTAAGATCTTTAAATCTGAGCCAAGAGCTTATGCACTCCTTGAAGAGTGGCATGCAGCTCCTTCTGTACGCTATCTAACTAAGATTCGTAATAATGATAAAACACAAGGTGAACAGGCATGA